The Paenibacillus sp. BIC5C1 DNA segment CCATTCGCATTCATCCGCATGAGTACAGCCTCTACTTCGACTGCTAATTCAGTCGGAACAGAAACTGTTCCCAATGTAAAGCCTCCGGGACTCGCTCTCGGAGGCTTTTCCTTGAATTGAACGATGTAGTGCATTAACTTTGCAGGGTGATAAAGGAATTTGATAACCCTGATTCGCAGCTTCGGTGCTTATTGCCCTTGAAGCAGATAGGGAATACTGATATCATAGCGATAATATTCACTTCATATGTCAGCTACGGATGGAAAGGGCGGGGGATTTTGTGACAAAGAGAGCGTATAATTTTAATGCAGGACCTGCGGCGTTGCCACTTGAGGTTCTGGAGCGTGCTCAGGCAGAATTTGTTGATTTTCGGAATACAGGAATGTCGATTATGGAGATGTCTCACCGTGGAGCGGTGTACGAATCTGTACATAATGAGGCTCAGGAGCGTTTGTTGTCTCTGCTAGGCAATCCCAAGGGGTACAAGGTCCTCTTCCTGCAGGGAGGAGCCAGCACTCAGTTCGCCATGCTGCCGATGAACCTGCTCGGGGAAGGGCAGACAGCCAGTTATGTCATGACAGGCAGCTGGGCCAAGAAGGCACTGTCTGAGGCGAAACTGATTGGGGAGACGCAGGTCGCTGCATCTTCCGAAGCGGATAAATATATGAAGTTGCCGGATGTGTCGAATCTTAGCTTCCCGGATCGCACAGCTTATGTTCATTTGACGTCTAATGAAACAATTGAGGGAACTCAATTCAAGTCATTCCTAGATACCGGTTCAGTTCCACTTATTGCCGACATGTCGAGTGACATCTTTTGCAAACCGTTTGATCTTAATCAATTCGGCATGATCTATGCAGGTGCACAGAAGAACCTGGGCCCATCAGGGATTACGGTTGTTATTGCTCGCGAAGAACTGGTTAGTGAATCTCCTAAAACGATTCCGACGATGCTTCGGTATAGTACACATGTAGAGAACAATTCTCTCTATAATACACCACCGTCCTTCTCCGTATACATGGTGAATGAGGTTCTGAAATGGATCGAGGAACAAGGTGGATTGGCTGGAATTGAACAGAAGAACGTGAAGAAAGCAGATTTGCTCTATAATGCGATCGATTCCTCCGGAGACTTCTACCGTGGTTGTGTAGATCCGGCAGATCGTTCCCTGATGAATGTGACCTTCCGCTTGGCTAACGAGGAGTTGGAGAAACAGTTTATCAAGGCTTCAGAGCAAGAAGGTTTTGTTGGTCTGAAGGGGCATCGGAGTGTTGGTGGCCTGCGTGCTTCCATTTACAATGCTGCTCCATATGAAAGTGTTAAAGCACTTACGGACTTCATGAGCCACTTCCAGAAGACAAATGGATAAACAAACTGGCAGCGAGTTGTGAATTCAAGCATTCACACTTGTGCTTTACCAGAGCCTTCCACATTGACGTGTGGAGGGCTTTTCTTTAAGATTAGAGAATTGTCATTTACATGAAATGAAAAGGAGATTGAACACATATGGCTTTACATATCGTTCTGGTTGAACCGGAGATTCCGGCAAATACGGGCAATATTTCTCGTACATGCGCGGCTACCGGCACACATTTGCATCTCGTGCGTCCACTCGGATTCCGTACGGATGATGCCACACTGAAACGTGCGGGTCTGGATTACTGGCATGCCGTTCATATTGAATATCATGATTCTTTTGCCGAGGTTCAGGAACAGTATCCTGAAGGGCGTTTCTTCTACGCAACCACGAAGGCGAAGAACCGTTATAGCGATTTTAATTTTCAGGATGGAGATTTTCTGGTATTCGGTAAGGAGACAAAAGGCCTTCCTCCAGAATTAATTGCTGCTAATCCTGCTACTTGTATGAAGATGCCAATGACAGGTGATGTCAGATCATTGAACTTGTCAAACTCAGCAGCCATCATTGTGTATGAGGCATTGCGTCAACTTAATTTCCCGGGTCTGGATTAATTCAGTTCTCGTATAAGTGACGGTTAGAATTCGCTAAAAAAACATTTTTCAAAAAAAAGGACAAAAAATGTTTATTTCCAGCAGGATTCGACAAAATGTTGGCGAATTAATAAACATAGTACAAATGTACCTAGAAATTTAGAGTAAGATAGGAGAGGTGTGCCGTAGCTATGAAGCCAGCTGGAGTCGTTCGCAAAGTTGACCAATTGGGTAGGATCGTATTGCCTAAATCTTTGCGTAAAAGGTATCAAATGAATGAGGGAGATCCTGTAGAGATCTTAGTACAAGGGGACCATATCATTCTGGAGAGATACCGTCCAAAATGTATTTTTTGTGGATCGATGGAAGAAGTCAATGAGTTCAAAGAGCGTTACATATGCGCACAATGTTTAGATGAAATGACCCAGCTTCCACAGCACGGGTAAAATAAAAAGTATCATGGCCTCTAGAGGTCATGATACTTTTTTTGTGTGGTAAAACATGTCCGTTTCAAATGAATGGAGTCAGTTATTAGTGTCGTACTCCATCACCCAATATTTCTCCCCGGGTGTACCTTCTTCAATAATTTTTTTCCAGCCATGTCGTTCGTAAAAGCCAATTGCTTTATGATTATCAGATACACATTTCAATCGAACAGGCTGCTGCATGAGTGAAATTGACGCATCAAGTAAGCGTGAGCCTGTACCTCCACCGATAAAATCGGGATGCATAAACAGAAGGTGGATAAAGTTCTCGGGAAGGTACAGCGAAGCGAAGCCGAGAAGCTGTCCATCCTCATTTTCAGCCACGATGATATGCTCATCCACAGTATCCGCATCAAAATCTTGCAGGTAC contains these protein-coding regions:
- the trmL gene encoding tRNA (uridine(34)/cytosine(34)/5-carboxymethylaminomethyluridine(34)-2'-O)-methyltransferase TrmL yields the protein MALHIVLVEPEIPANTGNISRTCAATGTHLHLVRPLGFRTDDATLKRAGLDYWHAVHIEYHDSFAEVQEQYPEGRFFYATTKAKNRYSDFNFQDGDFLVFGKETKGLPPELIAANPATCMKMPMTGDVRSLNLSNSAAIIVYEALRQLNFPGLD
- the serC gene encoding 3-phosphoserine/phosphohydroxythreonine transaminase — protein: MTKRAYNFNAGPAALPLEVLERAQAEFVDFRNTGMSIMEMSHRGAVYESVHNEAQERLLSLLGNPKGYKVLFLQGGASTQFAMLPMNLLGEGQTASYVMTGSWAKKALSEAKLIGETQVAASSEADKYMKLPDVSNLSFPDRTAYVHLTSNETIEGTQFKSFLDTGSVPLIADMSSDIFCKPFDLNQFGMIYAGAQKNLGPSGITVVIAREELVSESPKTIPTMLRYSTHVENNSLYNTPPSFSVYMVNEVLKWIEEQGGLAGIEQKNVKKADLLYNAIDSSGDFYRGCVDPADRSLMNVTFRLANEELEKQFIKASEQEGFVGLKGHRSVGGLRASIYNAAPYESVKALTDFMSHFQKTNG
- a CDS encoding AbrB/MazE/SpoVT family DNA-binding domain-containing protein; the encoded protein is MKPAGVVRKVDQLGRIVLPKSLRKRYQMNEGDPVEILVQGDHIILERYRPKCIFCGSMEEVNEFKERYICAQCLDEMTQLPQHG
- a CDS encoding GNAT family N-acetyltransferase, which translates into the protein MNIRAATQADYTELRNIYLESRRARFHWAKPEELYLQDFDADTVDEHIIVAENEDGQLLGFASLYLPENFIHLLFMHPDFIGGGTGSRLLDASISLMQQPVRLKCVSDNHKAIGFYERHGWKKIIEEGTPGEKYWVMEYDTNN